A region of the Litchfieldia alkalitelluris genome:
CAGTAGCTAAATCTTTTACTGGATGATTTGAGCCACGGTGACCAAATTTTAACTTTTCTGTATCTGCACCATTTGCTAGTGCGAATAACTGATGACCTAAACAAATTCCGAACAATGGCACCTTCCCTAACACTCCATTTATCATTTCAAGTGCTTCTGGTACATCCTTTGGGTCCCCAGGTCCATTACTCAGCATGATTCCATCAGGACTTAAGGATAGAACTTCTTCAGCAGTTACATTATAAGGAACAACGATCACATCACAGTCTCTATTATTTAACTCTCTTAAGATACCGTGCTTCATACCATAGTCAACTAGTACGACACGATGTCCTCTTCCAGGACTTGGGTACGCACTTTTGGTAGATACTGTTTTTACTTGATCTGTTGGCAACCTATGACCCTTTAACTTAGCCACAACCTCATCCACATTTGCATCCAATCCACAAAAGGCACCTTTAAGCGCTCCATGCTGACGAATAATTCTAGTAAGCTTTCTTGTATCAATACCCGCTAATCCAGGAATGTTTTTTGCTTTAAAATAATCATTTAATGTAAATTGATTACGAAAATTTGAAGGATGTTC
Encoded here:
- a CDS encoding carbamoyl phosphate synthase small subunit, coding for MKRQLVLEDGTVFVGEGFGSEEDTIGEVVFNTGMTGYQEILSDPSYCGQIVTLTYPLIGNYGINRDDFESINPAIHGFIVKEVCEHPSNFRNQFTLNDYFKAKNIPGLAGIDTRKLTRIIRQHGALKGAFCGLDANVDEVVAKLKGHRLPTDQVKTVSTKSAYPSPGRGHRVVLVDYGMKHGILRELNNRDCDVIVVPYNVTAEEVLSLSPDGIMLSNGPGDPKDVPEALEMINGVLGKVPLFGICLGHQLFALANGADTEKLKFGHRGSNHPVKDLATGKVAITSQNHGYTVNEESLKTTELEVTHIALNDGTVEGVRHKEFLAFTVQYHPEASPGPEDANGLFNEFLQMIETNKKAGEKVCQNA